Proteins from a single region of Peromyscus eremicus chromosome 9, PerEre_H2_v1, whole genome shotgun sequence:
- the Ggact gene encoding gamma-glutamylaminecyclotransferase — MAHIFVYGTLKRGQPNHKVMLDQSHGSAAFRGQGCTVESFPLVIAGKHNIPWLLHLPGKGHCVAGEIYKVDEQMLRFLDDFEDCPNMYQRTALQVRVLEWEGAGGPGDSLQCFVYSTATYAPEWLHLPYHKSYDSEGPHGLRYNPRENR, encoded by the coding sequence ATGGCCCACATCTTCGTGTATGGCACCCTGAAACGAGGCCAGCCCAACCACAAAGTCATGCTGGACCAGTCACATGGCTCAGCAGCCTTCCgaggccagggctgcacagttGAGTCCTTCCCACTGGTGATTGCTGGCAAGCACAACATACCATGGCTGCTTCACCTGCCAGGCAAGGGCCACTGTGTGGCAGGTGAGATCTACAAGGTAGATGAACAGATGTTGCGTTTCCTGGATGACTTTGAAGACTGCCCCAACATGTACCAGCGCACAGCCCTGCAGGTGCGGGTGCTTGAGTGGGAGGGTGCTGGTGGCCCTGGGGACAGCCTCCAGTGCTTCGTGTACAGTACGGCCACCTACGCACCTGAGTGGCTACATCTCCCCTACCATAAAAGCTATGATTCCGAAGGCCCACATGGGCTACGCTACAACCCTCGGGAAAACAGGTGA